A part of Pseudomonas sp. HR96 genomic DNA contains:
- a CDS encoding nucleotide sugar dehydrogenase, producing MRISIFGLGYVGAVCAGCLSARGHDVVGVDVSKGKIDLINNGKSPIVEPGLGELLAQGIRQGNLRGTTDFAEAIRATDLSMICVGTPSKKNGDLALDYIESVCREIGFVLRDKATRHTVVVRSTVLPGTVRNVVIPILEDCSGKRAGVDFGVAVNPEFLRESTAIKDYDHPPMTVIGEYDAASGDVLQALYAELDAPIIRKDIAVAEMIKYTCNVWHATKVTFANEIGNIAKACGVDGREVMDVVCQDKALNLSQYYMRPGFAFGGSCLPKDVRALTYRAGLLDVDSPLLNSLMRSNESQVQHAFDIISGHDKRKVALLGLSFKAGTDDLRESPLVELAEMLIGKGFDLKIYDSNVQYARVHGANKEYIESKIPHVSSLLDEDFEAVIRHADVIILGNRDEKFRALVNEVPAGKFVFDLVGFMPRRSNVEERVEGICW from the coding sequence AAAGGCAAGATCGACCTGATCAACAACGGCAAATCGCCCATCGTCGAGCCGGGGCTCGGCGAATTGCTGGCCCAGGGCATCCGCCAGGGCAACCTGCGCGGCACCACGGATTTCGCCGAGGCGATCCGTGCCACCGACCTGTCGATGATCTGCGTAGGCACGCCGAGCAAGAAGAACGGCGACCTGGCGCTGGACTACATCGAATCGGTGTGCCGCGAAATCGGCTTCGTGCTGCGCGACAAGGCCACCCGCCATACCGTGGTGGTGCGCAGCACGGTGCTGCCGGGCACGGTTAGGAATGTGGTCATTCCGATCCTCGAAGACTGCTCGGGCAAACGCGCCGGGGTCGACTTCGGCGTGGCGGTGAACCCGGAGTTTCTCCGCGAAAGCACGGCCATCAAGGACTACGACCACCCGCCCATGACCGTCATCGGCGAATACGACGCCGCCTCCGGTGATGTCCTCCAGGCCCTCTACGCAGAGCTCGACGCGCCGATCATCCGCAAGGACATCGCCGTGGCCGAGATGATCAAGTACACCTGCAACGTCTGGCACGCCACCAAGGTCACCTTCGCCAACGAGATCGGCAACATCGCCAAGGCCTGCGGCGTCGACGGCCGCGAGGTGATGGACGTGGTCTGCCAGGACAAGGCGCTGAACCTGTCGCAGTACTACATGCGCCCCGGCTTCGCCTTTGGCGGCTCCTGCCTGCCCAAGGATGTGCGCGCCCTGACCTATCGGGCCGGCCTGCTCGACGTCGACTCACCGCTGCTCAACTCGCTGATGCGCAGCAACGAATCGCAGGTACAGCACGCCTTCGACATCATTTCCGGGCACGACAAGCGCAAGGTCGCGTTGCTCGGCTTGAGCTTCAAGGCCGGCACCGACGACCTGCGTGAAAGCCCGCTGGTGGAGCTGGCCGAAATGCTCATCGGCAAGGGCTTCGACCTGAAGATCTACGACAGCAACGTGCAATACGCGCGGGTGCATGGCGCCAACAAGGAATACATCGAGTCGAAGATCCCCCACGTCTCGTCGCTGCTGGACGAGGACTTCGAGGCGGTGATCCGCCACGCCGACGTGATCATCCTCGGCAACCGCGACGAGAAGTTCCGCGCCCTGGTCAACGAGGTCCCGGCGGGCAAGTTCGTCTTCGACCTGGTCGGCTTCATGCCCAGGCGCAGCAACGTCGAGGAGCGAGTCGAGGGCATCTGCTGGTGA
- the alg8 gene encoding mannuronan synthase — MHRLRHGLLQAAGWLFYLSLLMALALALPSTLFDSQSKDFIFLIGAVGIWRYSMGLTHFLRGMLFLYVVYPHLRRKVRRMGRAADPSQVFLMVTSFRIDALTTAQVYGSVIREAIECGFPTTIVCSLVEMSDELLVKALWHKANPPARVQLDFVRIAGTGKRDGLAFGFRAISRHLPDSDAVVAVIDGDTVLEPGTVRKTVPWFKLFDNVGGLTTNEFCEVRGGYLMSEWHKLRFAQRHINMCSMALSRRVLTMTGRMSMFRAEVVTNPEFIRDVESDSLQHWRLGKFRFLTGDDKSSWFSLMRLGYDTFYVPDAAINTVEHPPEKSFLKASRKLMFRWYGNNLRQNSRALGLGVNRLGLFTSVVLLDQRISMWTSLFGLTVALLASLKFDITYLMVYLLWIGITRLILTLLLSLSGHSVGPIYPLILYYNQIVGALVKIYVFFRLDRQSWTRQPTALKRDLASFQQWFNTWSSRTMTFSAASIFVAVLTQLV; from the coding sequence ATGCACAGGCTAAGACATGGCCTCCTCCAGGCCGCCGGCTGGTTGTTCTATCTGAGCCTGTTGATGGCCTTGGCGCTGGCCTTGCCTTCGACATTGTTCGATTCGCAGTCCAAGGATTTCATCTTCCTGATCGGCGCCGTCGGCATCTGGCGCTACTCCATGGGCCTGACCCATTTCCTGCGCGGCATGCTGTTTCTGTACGTCGTCTACCCGCACCTGCGGCGCAAGGTGCGGCGCATGGGCCGCGCCGCCGACCCCTCGCAGGTGTTCCTCATGGTCACCAGCTTTCGCATCGACGCGCTGACCACCGCCCAGGTCTACGGCTCGGTGATTCGCGAGGCGATCGAGTGTGGCTTCCCTACCACCATCGTCTGCTCGCTGGTGGAAATGTCCGACGAGTTGCTGGTCAAGGCGCTCTGGCACAAGGCCAATCCGCCGGCACGGGTGCAGCTGGACTTCGTGCGCATCGCCGGCACCGGCAAACGCGACGGCCTGGCCTTCGGCTTTCGGGCGATTTCCCGCCACCTGCCCGACAGCGACGCAGTGGTGGCGGTGATCGACGGCGACACCGTGCTCGAGCCCGGCACCGTGCGCAAGACCGTGCCCTGGTTCAAGCTGTTCGACAATGTCGGCGGCCTCACCACCAACGAATTCTGCGAGGTGCGCGGCGGCTACCTGATGAGCGAGTGGCACAAGCTGCGCTTCGCCCAGCGGCACATCAACATGTGTTCCATGGCCCTGTCCAGACGGGTGCTGACCATGACCGGACGCATGTCGATGTTCCGCGCCGAGGTGGTCACCAACCCCGAGTTCATCCGCGACGTCGAGAGCGATTCGCTGCAGCACTGGCGCCTGGGCAAGTTCCGCTTCCTGACCGGCGACGACAAGTCCAGCTGGTTCAGCCTGATGCGCCTGGGCTACGACACCTTCTACGTGCCCGACGCGGCCATCAACACTGTCGAGCACCCGCCGGAAAAGAGCTTTCTCAAGGCCAGCCGCAAGCTGATGTTTCGCTGGTACGGCAACAACCTGCGGCAGAACTCGCGGGCCCTGGGCCTGGGGGTCAACCGCCTGGGCCTGTTCACCAGCGTGGTCCTGCTCGACCAGCGCATCTCCATGTGGACCAGCCTGTTCGGCCTGACCGTGGCGCTGCTGGCCAGCCTCAAGTTCGATATCACTTACCTCATGGTGTACCTGCTGTGGATCGGCATCACCCGGCTGATCCTGACGCTGCTGCTGTCGTTGTCCGGGCACTCGGTGGGCCCGATCTACCCGTTGATTCTCTATTACAACCAGATCGTCGGCGCCCTGGTGAAGATCTACGTGTTCTTTCGCCTCGACCGCCAGTCCTGGACGCGTCAACCCACGGCCCTCAAGCGCGACCTGGCGAGCTTTCAACAATGGTTCAACACCTGGTCGTCGCGGACCATGACCTTCTCGGCCGCCAGCATTTTCGTCGCCGTGCTGACCCAGCTGGTCTGA
- a CDS encoding alginate biosynthesis protein Alg44, whose protein sequence is MNTALNMNVVHESEAQRQHARVRIPTKLRYLGPDRELQEVPLDDLSAGGFSFQARQPLAQGEVHKGRLMFMIDSLGLGMEVEFQVRSIDANGRSGCQFQNLDQQEIATLRTLITSHMAGELVTVGDVLGTLQRENFTKSRGRKGAIGGMSAFGRLRAVTFSLGVFIVGLAAFGFVFKSVYNVYFVSHATSGLVSLPGIGVTMPRDGTVQALVAVNGDAPKGAPMAVFNTSMLDVLKDHLTDAQLTPEKITEMFGKQMTGTLTSPCDCVVGQQLVADGQFASKGQVIFQMIPKTATANVDARFTYRQFPDVRPGTRVSFQVAGEDKLRQGLIVSSTSLNSLDMSSDIRVQIKPDEALPTALAGQPVDVSSDRGPSLNWLMDKAMAAGR, encoded by the coding sequence ATGAACACAGCCTTGAACATGAATGTGGTGCACGAATCCGAAGCCCAGCGCCAGCACGCGCGGGTGCGCATTCCGACCAAACTGCGCTACCTGGGGCCCGACCGCGAGCTGCAGGAGGTGCCGCTGGACGACCTCTCCGCCGGCGGCTTCAGCTTCCAGGCACGCCAGCCACTGGCCCAGGGCGAGGTGCACAAGGGCCGGCTGATGTTCATGATCGACAGCCTCGGGCTGGGCATGGAGGTCGAGTTCCAGGTGCGCTCGATCGATGCCAACGGCCGCTCCGGCTGCCAGTTCCAGAACCTCGACCAGCAGGAGATCGCCACCCTGCGCACGCTGATCACCTCGCACATGGCGGGCGAACTGGTCACCGTCGGCGACGTGCTGGGCACCCTGCAGCGGGAAAACTTCACCAAGTCGCGCGGGCGCAAGGGCGCCATCGGCGGCATGAGCGCGTTCGGCCGGTTGCGCGCGGTGACCTTCAGCCTGGGCGTGTTCATCGTGGGCCTGGCGGCCTTCGGTTTCGTCTTCAAGTCGGTGTACAACGTCTATTTCGTCAGCCACGCCACCTCCGGGCTGGTCAGCCTGCCGGGCATCGGCGTGACCATGCCGCGCGACGGCACCGTGCAGGCGCTGGTGGCGGTCAACGGCGACGCGCCCAAAGGCGCGCCCATGGCGGTGTTCAACACCAGCATGCTCGACGTGCTCAAGGACCATCTGACCGACGCCCAACTGACCCCGGAAAAGATCACCGAGATGTTCGGCAAGCAGATGACCGGCACCCTCACCTCGCCCTGCGATTGCGTCGTGGGCCAGCAACTGGTCGCCGACGGCCAGTTCGCCAGCAAGGGCCAGGTGATCTTCCAGATGATTCCCAAGACCGCTACCGCCAACGTCGACGCGCGGTTCACCTACCGCCAGTTCCCCGACGTGCGCCCCGGCACTCGCGTCAGCTTCCAGGTGGCCGGCGAAGACAAGCTGCGCCAGGGCCTGATCGTCAGCAGCACCAGCCTCAACAGCCTCGACATGTCCTCCGACATCCGCGTGCAGATCAAACCCGACGAGGCGCTGCCCACCGCGCTGGCCGGGCAACCGGTGGACGTCAGCAGCGACCGCGGCCCCTCGCTGAACTGGCTGATGGACAAAGCCAT